Genomic segment of uncultured Desulfobacter sp.:
CAGGTAGACATACATGGGGATAGATGTCACAACCTTGCTTGTCTTTGTTTTCATTCTTATCCTGGTTTTTACCACAAAGACCAGTAGAGTAGAGGAAGGGGTGCTATTGCACCCGCTTCCCCCCTCGTCAAACCGGACATGCAGATTTCCCGCATCCGGCTTTCTCTTAGAATTCACCTTTGGCACACGGACATACAGCCATTGACCCTATGTCATAAAGTCACCAGACCTAAGCGCTTGAGGTGTCGGTAGTAACTAACACCTTCCGGTGGTTTATATGGCCGTTGGCTTCTTCGATGTAAATGCCTGATTAGACGTTGCATTACATAGCTGTTCACTTGTCTAAATGCTTTACGTGGATATCCCAACCTAAAATAATTTGACCATCCTATCAGATGCCTGTTTATCTGCATTATCAACCTGGGTAAAGGAACATGGCTGTGCTTTTTATTCACCAAAGCCCTTATCTTTTCTCGTTCTGCTTTAAGGGCCTTCTTTGAGGCGCAAGGATTCAGATACGTTTGAGCCCTTCCATGTAAATCTTTGTCATATCTGAATGTGTACCCCAGAAAATCAAAGCTTTCACCAAGGACATCAAGGTTCACAACCTTTGTCTTATCTTGATTCAATTTCAAACCAAGCCAGGACTCAATTTTATTCTCTGTAAAGTCCCGCATTTTCCGGCCTTGATACCTCGCCATTATGACAAAATCATCGGCGTATCGAACAATCCGGGCATTTGCCCATTGAAATGGACCGTTTATCCCATGAAAGACCTTGTCAAACCAATGAAGATATATATTGGCCAAAAGAGGCGAGATCACACCTCCCTGGGGAGTGCCGGTAGATCTTCGACTAATTTTTCCGCCACCGTGCCCCTTGGGCTCAACCACAGGTGCTTTTAACCACATCCGAATCAGTTTGAGGACTGATCGATCTGTTATCCTCATCTGTAGGCATTTCATCAACTTCTCATGTGGAATTGTATCAAAATACGCCGACAAATCTGCGTCGTATACGGCCTTTCGCCCTTGTTGCAGATTCTTGTGCACCTCTTTAAGGGCATCATGGGCTGATTTACCAGGACGGAATCCATATGAGCAATCCAGAAAATCTGCCTCGAATATAGGTTCGAGGATCAACAGGGCCGCCATTTGTGAGACCCTATCTCGAATAGTCGGTATACCCAATGGTCGCTGTCTGCCATCCGGTTTCGGAATATATACCCTACGCACGGCTTCCGGTTTGTAGGTCTTGGTTTTCAGTGCTTCATGGATAGAGTCGACAAAACCGTTTGACCCTTCAGGACTATTCTCAATATCCTGGAATGTCATTCCGTCTACTCCAGCTGCGCCCCCTTTTGCCCTACAGATTGCATAAGCACAGGTAATTACATCTTTGCGAAAGATACGATCATACAAAACATAGAATCGAAATTTTGGCTCATCCTTCGCCTTTCGGTAAAGATTCTGTCTCAAGGAGGAGAGTTTCTCCGGTATTTTGACGCCTTTAAGCCCGGCATGATCCCAGTCTTTCTCAGACTCCCAAAATTCCAGTTGTTCCGTAACGGGACGATTGTCCAAGCGGCTTTCCCCCTCTCTTACTTCATCATATCTAAGATAAGGCCCCTTTGCTCCACAGGCATTACCCTGTTTCCTCACTACTATGGGCCTATCCGACTCCCATCCTGACGAGCCATGCAGTTATTGATTCCTACATTGCCGTGAATCTATCTGCCTGGATGGGTATCCCAGGTTCCTCGACTATTCTTTCGCTACGCGCTGTCCGCTATTACCCCGGCAGGCTGGACAGATGCCTTTGCTGATTTCTTCTCTATCCATGCTGGCTTCACCATCTCCGGAAGGCTGGCCGCCTGCAAATTTGTGTAACGAGGCCGAAACCGGTTCACCCGTTTGGATTACGGCTCGCAGCTTTGCTGCCTGGTCTTGCTCCCCGTGCTTTGTTACCTCCACACGACAGACCGCAGCTACATGTATAATCAGCAATTTACATGATAACCTCCTTGCAGGTTATTAGAATAGCCAGGCTTATCCTGGCGCACCGAAGGACACCAAGGGCGGATCTCTTCGTGCCCTTGATGTCCTTCGTGGTAAATTAAGTGCCTTACGTATTCCGCAGGGCTATCCCAGTTTTTTAACAATCGCGTCCACAGCCTTTTCAGCCGTG
This window contains:
- the ltrA gene encoding group II intron reverse transcriptase/maturase is translated as MDNRPVTEQLEFWESEKDWDHAGLKGVKIPEKLSSLRQNLYRKAKDEPKFRFYVLYDRIFRKDVITCAYAICRAKGGAAGVDGMTFQDIENSPEGSNGFVDSIHEALKTKTYKPEAVRRVYIPKPDGRQRPLGIPTIRDRVSQMAALLILEPIFEADFLDCSYGFRPGKSAHDALKEVHKNLQQGRKAVYDADLSAYFDTIPHEKLMKCLQMRITDRSVLKLIRMWLKAPVVEPKGHGGGKISRRSTGTPQGGVISPLLANIYLHWFDKVFHGINGPFQWANARIVRYADDFVIMARYQGRKMRDFTENKIESWLGLKLNQDKTKVVNLDVLGESFDFLGYTFRYDKDLHGRAQTYLNPCASKKALKAEREKIRALVNKKHSHVPLPRLIMQINRHLIGWSNYFRLGYPRKAFRQVNSYVMQRLIRHLHRRSQRPYKPPEGVSYYRHLKRLGLVTL